From the Carya illinoinensis cultivar Pawnee chromosome 4, C.illinoinensisPawnee_v1, whole genome shotgun sequence genome, one window contains:
- the LOC122307864 gene encoding exopolygalacturonase-like: protein MGLKMNLPTIALFLLLAAASAAGANINIRKYGAQVNSDITPALTKAWKDACQTPGTNTVVIPKGTYRLGAVQFMGPCKGHIELQVRGILLAPGDRGYFKSGSWVNFQRIDGFTLSGGGTFDAKGKHVWGKRSCSGIRYCGDLPISLRFDFITNGLIKDITSLDSKQFHINLLGCKNVSFQHVNVIAPDHSPNTDGIHIGRSTGIKIIDTKIATGDDCISLGDGSENILIKGVTCGPGHGISVGSLGKYKNEAPVVGVNVVNCTFINTQNGVRIKTWPNSFAGTASDMRFENLLMKNVSTSMLIDQLYCPWNQCKAQIPSKVKISNISFKNIRGTASTKDVVKLLCSKSFPCQDVKVTDIDIRYSGRDGPATFQCVNIKPTTSGRLYPPPCSSH, encoded by the exons atgggtttgaaaatgaatctCCCCACGATTGCTTTGTTCTTGTTGTTGGCTGCAGCATCCGCTGCCGGTGCTAACATTAATATCAGAAAGTACGGAGCCCAGGTTAATTCAGATATCACCCCG GCTTTGACAAAAGCTTGGAAAGATGCGTGTCAAACACCGGGTACGAACACAGTGGTGATCCCAAAAGGGACGTACAGGTTGGGAGCAGTGCAGTTTATGGGTCCATGCAAGGGTCATATCGAGCTTCAGGTTCGAGGCATTTTATTAGCCCCAGGCGACCGAGGTTACTTCAAGTCTGGTAGTTGGGTCAATTTTCAGAGGATCGATGGCTTCACTTTGTCTGGCGGTGGAACTTTTGATGCCAAAGGCAAACACGTTTGGGGAAAAAGATCTTGTTCCGGTATTAGATACTGCGGTGACCTTCCCATT AGCTTAAGGTTCGATTTCATCACCAATGGATTGATCAAGGACATAACATCATTGGATAGCAAACAGTTCCACATTAATTTGTTGGGCTGCAAAAACGTTTCCTTCCAACACGTAAATGTCATAGCACCCGATCATAGTCCCAACACGGATGGAATCCATATTGGGCGGTCAACTGGAATCAAGATTATTGATACAAAGATTGCAACCGGTGATGATTGTATCTCTCTTGGTGATGGCAGTGAGAATATACTTATCAAGGGAGTAACTTGCGGGCCTGGCCATGGAATCAGCGTAGGAAGTCTTGGTAAGTACAAAAATGAAGCGCCTGTAGTTGGAGTCAACGTTGTTAACTGCACATTCATAAATACACAAAATGGCGTGAGAATCAAGACCTGGCCTAACTCCTTTGCCGGGACTGCTTCTGACATGCGTTTCGAGAATCTCCTCATGAAGAATGTAAGCACCTCTATGCTCATAGATCAACTATACTGCCCATGGAATCAATGCAAAGCGCAG atTCCTTCAAAGGTTAAGATCAGCAACATTAGCTTCAAGAACATACGAGGAACAGCTAGTACAAAGGATGTGGTCAAACTACTTTGTAGCAAGTCGTTTCCATGTCAAGATGTGAAGGTCACTGACATCGACATCAGATACAGTGGAAGAGACGGGCCGGCTACCTTCCAATGCGTTAATATCAAACCTACCACCAGTGGCAGACTGTATCCTCCTCCTTGCAGTTCTCactaa